The proteins below are encoded in one region of Scophthalmus maximus strain ysfricsl-2021 chromosome 4, ASM2237912v1, whole genome shotgun sequence:
- the LOC118302764 gene encoding high choriolytic enzyme 1-like — protein MTPTASLLLLLLLGLSQAHPLQEEESEEEVPDDTVDITTRILTSNNGTDEILLEGDLLAPRTRNAMMCWSQSCLWRKGSNGLVVIPFTVSREFTSWERQKIDSAMKAFHSRTCIRFAPRQNERDYISFENKAGCFSALGRVGGRQVLSLNRQGCIYHGIVQHEINHALGFQHEQTRSDRDNHVRINWENINPQMAYNFYKQSTNNLNTPYDYSSIMHYGKTAFSIQYGRDSITPIPDPNAQIGQRQGMSYWDIMRIHRLYGC, from the coding sequence ATGACTCCCACtgccagcctgctgctgctactcCTGCTCGGCCTCTCTCAGGCTCATCCTCTCCAGGAGGAAGAAAGCGAGGAAGAGGTCCCTGACGACACCGTTGACATCACCACCAGGATTCTGACCTCCAACAACGGCACCGATGAGATCCTGCTGGAAGGAGACCTGCTGGCTCCCAGAACCAGAAACGCCATGATGTGCTGGTCCCAGAGCTGCCTGTGGAGGAAAGGCTCCAACGGCTTGGTCGTGATCCCCTTCACCGTGAGCAGAGAGTTCACCAGCTGGGAGAGGCAGAAGATCGACTCCGCCATGAAGGCCTTCCACAGCAGGACCTGCATTCGCTTCGCCCCTCGTCAGAACGAGCGCGACTACATCAGCTTTGAGAACAAAGCCGGATGTTTCTCCGCTCTGGGCAGAGTGGGAGGCAGACAGGTGCTCTCTCTCAACAGGCAGGGCTGCATCTACCACGGCATCGTCCAGCACGAGATCAACCACGCTCTGGGCTTCCAGCACGAGCAGACCAGGAGCGACCGCGACAACCATGTCAGGATCAACTGGGAGAACATCAACCCACAGATGGCCTACAACTTCTACAAGCAGTCCACCAACAACCTCAACACTCCCTACGACTACTCCTCCATCATGCACTATGGAAAAACTGCCTTCTCCATCCAGTACGGAAGAGACAGCATCACCCCCATCCCCGACCCCAACGCCCAGATCGGCCAGAGGCAGGGCATGTCCTACTGGGACATCATGAGGATCCACAGGCTCTATGGCTGCTAA